A window of Longibacter salinarum contains these coding sequences:
- a CDS encoding Hsp20/alpha crystallin family protein — MDLLTRYRPAQGLRGLQDEVNRMFDDLFVSSRQDTDEAGAAVWAPRVDMMETENDYMIRADLPGMTKNEINVRLEDNRLIINGQRKAEKKTEDASVIRTERTFGSFYRSIRLPRTVDDSKIDASFKNGVLEITVPKVESAKPKQIEIR, encoded by the coding sequence ATGGATCTTCTCACGCGATATCGCCCAGCTCAGGGTTTGCGCGGCCTTCAGGATGAAGTCAACCGCATGTTCGACGACCTTTTTGTTTCCTCACGCCAGGATACGGACGAAGCAGGGGCCGCCGTCTGGGCCCCACGGGTGGACATGATGGAAACGGAAAATGACTACATGATACGGGCGGACTTGCCCGGCATGACGAAAAACGAGATTAATGTCCGCCTCGAAGACAATCGGCTGATCATCAACGGACAACGTAAAGCCGAAAAGAAAACCGAAGATGCTAGCGTGATCCGGACGGAACGCACCTTCGGCTCTTTCTACCGCTCCATTCGCTTGCCGAGAACCGTCGACGACTCAAAAATCGACGCTTCGTTCAAAAACGGAGTCTTGGAGATCACGGTACCGAAAGTCGAATCTGCCAAGCCGAAGCAAATTGAGATTCGCTAA